Proteins co-encoded in one Oncorhynchus kisutch isolate 150728-3 linkage group LG1, Okis_V2, whole genome shotgun sequence genomic window:
- the LOC109891798 gene encoding eukaryotic translation initiation factor 4B isoform X10: MAAAAKKKGNKKGKTLTLTDFLAEDSGSGGNAPPPQPSYAKSTSWADETDDLEGDVSTSWHTGEDSYRAPAIDRNILPTAPRSAREPNVDRSRLPRSPPYTAFLGNLPYDVSEESIKDFFRGLAISAVRLPREPSNPERLKGFGYAEFDDVDSLLRALTLNEENLGNRRIRVDIADQSNDKEGRDNGQMGGRDRMGRMGDMAGPDKTDSDDWRARPTADADDGPPKREESAFGSRDRYGDRDGLRRDNDRGFGDRGGDRDRGFGGRDRYDDRGAFGSRRDRDDGGRRAFGSGYRRDDDDQSGGGGVSRYGARDRYGGDREGRYERQDEGREERGGPTERPKLVLKPRSMAKEEQQAVSGGAPPAAPAAARSSGRASIFGAAKPVDTAAKEREVEEKLQRQLEEDQSKGFDRKPRDRDRDPSWRNEEPPSEWSRTGSESSHPGSTSGGRASRRRESERSVENEVFSGKEDDPPSPVARPSSANSSTFSSKEPLKVMPAPPPKDNVWAKRPALSTGSSEGCAPISTSDTAPPKLRNSAQPVNTLLC, encoded by the exons CTAAGAAAAAGGGGAATAAGAAGGGGAAGACTCTGACCCTCACTGACTTCCTCGCAGAGGACAGTGGGAGTGGGGGCAACGCTCCACCACCGCAACCCAGCTACGCCAAGTCCACCAGCTGGGCTGATGAGACCGATGACCTGGAAGGAGATG TGTCCACCTCCTGGCACACAGGGGAGGACAGTTACCGGGCCCCTGCAATAGACCGTAACATCCTGCCCACAGCGCCACGGTCGGCCCGTGAGCCCAATGTGGACCGCTCACGCCTCCCCCGCAGCcccccctacacagccttcctgGGCAACCTGCCCTACGACGTCTCAGAGGAATCTATCAAGGACTTCTTCCGGGGCCTAGCG ATCAGTGCGGTGCGCTTGCCACGGGAGCCCAGTAACCCAGAGAGGCTGAAGGGCTTTGGCTACGCAGAGTTTGATGACGTGGACTCCCTCTTGAGGGCGCTGACTCTCAACGAGGAG AACCTGGGAAACCGCAGGATCCGGGTGGATATTGCAGATCAGTCCAATGACAAGG AGGGGAGAGACAATGGTCAGATGGGTGGACGAGACCGGATGGGCCGCATGGGAGACATGGCAGGCCCCGACAAGACAGACAGTGATGACTGGAGGGCCCGGCCCACTGCAGACGCCGATGATGGACCCCCAAAGAGAGAGGAATCCGCCTTTG GGTCACGCGACCGCTACGGAGACCGTGACGGGCTGCGAAGGGACAACGACCGCGGCTTCGGCGACCGTGGCGGCGACCGGGACCGCGGCTTTGGCGGCAGAGACCGCTATGACGACCGGGGAG CCTTTGGCTCCCGCAGGGATAGGGATGACGGAGGGCGACGTGCCTTCGGCAGTGGGTACCGCCGTGACGATGACGATCAGAGTGGCGGAGGTGGTGTTAGCCGCTATGGGGCCCGGGATCGCTACGGCGGAGACCGGGAGGGCCGGTACGAGAGGCAGGACGAAGGGCgcgaggagagag GTGGTCCCACCGAGAGGCCCAAGCTGGTCCTGAAGCCGCGCAGCATGGCCAAGGAGGAGCAGCAGGCCGTCAGCGGTGGGGCTCCCCCAGCTGCTCCGGCAGCCGCCCGCAGCTCTGGTCGAGCCTCCATCTTTGGAGCGGCCAAGCCCGTGGACACAGCGGCTAAGGAGCGGGAGGTAGAGGAGAAGCTCCAGAGGCAGCTGGAAGAGGACCAGTCCAAGGGCTTCGATAGGAAACCTCGCGACAGAGACAG GGATCCAAGCTGGAGGAATGAGGAGCCACCTTCGGAGTGGTCCCGCACAGGAAGTGAGTCATCACATCCCGGAAGTACCtctggagggagag CCTCACGgcgcagagagagcgagcgctcAGTGGAGAATGAAGTATTCAGCGGTAAGGAGGACGACCCTCCCTCTCCTGTGGCTCGCCCCTCTTCTGCCAACTCTTCCACCTTCTCATCCAAGGAGCCCCTCAAGGTGATGCCTGCACCGCCACCTAAGGATAATGTCTGGGCCAAGCGGCCTGCATTGAGTACCGGGTCCAGCGAGGGATGCGCCCCTATCTCTACCAGTGACACGGCACCTCCCAAACTGAG
- the LOC109891798 gene encoding eukaryotic translation initiation factor 4B isoform X3, giving the protein MAAAAKKKGNKKGKTLTLTDFLAEDSGSGGNAPPPQPSYAKSTSWADETDDLEGDVSTSWHTGEDSYRAPAIDRNILPTAPRSAREPNVDRSRLPRSPPYTAFLGNLPYDVSEESIKDFFRGLAISAVRLPREPSNPERLKGFGYAEFDDVDSLLRALTLNEENLGNRRIRVDIADQSNDKEGRDNGQMGGRDRMGRMGDMAGPDKTDSDDWRARPTADADDGPPKREESAFGSRDRYGDRDGLRRDNDRGFGDRGGDRDRGFGGRDRYDDRGGENGAFGSRRDRDDGGRRAFGSGYRRDDDDQSGGGGVSRYGARDRYGGDREGRYERQDEGREERGEGGPTERPKLVLKPRSMAKEEQQAVSGGAPPAAPAAARSSGRASIFGAAKPVDTAAKEREVEEKLQRQLEEDQSKGFDRKPRDRDRDPSWRNEEPPSEWSRTGSESSHPGSTSGGRASRRRESERSVENEVFSGKEDDPPSPVARPSSANSSTFSSKEPLKVMPAPPPKDNVWAKRPALSTGSSEGCAPISTSDTAPPKLSLSSTNERGSNKESLKEEAETQDLHQSQRNTKSPPPLNSAQPVNTLLC; this is encoded by the exons CTAAGAAAAAGGGGAATAAGAAGGGGAAGACTCTGACCCTCACTGACTTCCTCGCAGAGGACAGTGGGAGTGGGGGCAACGCTCCACCACCGCAACCCAGCTACGCCAAGTCCACCAGCTGGGCTGATGAGACCGATGACCTGGAAGGAGATG TGTCCACCTCCTGGCACACAGGGGAGGACAGTTACCGGGCCCCTGCAATAGACCGTAACATCCTGCCCACAGCGCCACGGTCGGCCCGTGAGCCCAATGTGGACCGCTCACGCCTCCCCCGCAGCcccccctacacagccttcctgGGCAACCTGCCCTACGACGTCTCAGAGGAATCTATCAAGGACTTCTTCCGGGGCCTAGCG ATCAGTGCGGTGCGCTTGCCACGGGAGCCCAGTAACCCAGAGAGGCTGAAGGGCTTTGGCTACGCAGAGTTTGATGACGTGGACTCCCTCTTGAGGGCGCTGACTCTCAACGAGGAG AACCTGGGAAACCGCAGGATCCGGGTGGATATTGCAGATCAGTCCAATGACAAGG AGGGGAGAGACAATGGTCAGATGGGTGGACGAGACCGGATGGGCCGCATGGGAGACATGGCAGGCCCCGACAAGACAGACAGTGATGACTGGAGGGCCCGGCCCACTGCAGACGCCGATGATGGACCCCCAAAGAGAGAGGAATCCGCCTTTG GGTCACGCGACCGCTACGGAGACCGTGACGGGCTGCGAAGGGACAACGACCGCGGCTTCGGCGACCGTGGCGGCGACCGGGACCGCGGCTTTGGCGGCAGAGACCGCTATGACGACCGGGGAGGTGAGAACGGAG CCTTTGGCTCCCGCAGGGATAGGGATGACGGAGGGCGACGTGCCTTCGGCAGTGGGTACCGCCGTGACGATGACGATCAGAGTGGCGGAGGTGGTGTTAGCCGCTATGGGGCCCGGGATCGCTACGGCGGAGACCGGGAGGGCCGGTACGAGAGGCAGGACGAAGGGCgcgaggagagaggtgagg GTGGTCCCACCGAGAGGCCCAAGCTGGTCCTGAAGCCGCGCAGCATGGCCAAGGAGGAGCAGCAGGCCGTCAGCGGTGGGGCTCCCCCAGCTGCTCCGGCAGCCGCCCGCAGCTCTGGTCGAGCCTCCATCTTTGGAGCGGCCAAGCCCGTGGACACAGCGGCTAAGGAGCGGGAGGTAGAGGAGAAGCTCCAGAGGCAGCTGGAAGAGGACCAGTCCAAGGGCTTCGATAGGAAACCTCGCGACAGAGACAG GGATCCAAGCTGGAGGAATGAGGAGCCACCTTCGGAGTGGTCCCGCACAGGAAGTGAGTCATCACATCCCGGAAGTACCtctggagggagag CCTCACGgcgcagagagagcgagcgctcAGTGGAGAATGAAGTATTCAGCGGTAAGGAGGACGACCCTCCCTCTCCTGTGGCTCGCCCCTCTTCTGCCAACTCTTCCACCTTCTCATCCAAGGAGCCCCTCAAGGTGATGCCTGCACCGCCACCTAAGGATAATGTCTGGGCCAAGCGGCCTGCATTGAGTACCGGGTCCAGCGAGGGATGCGCCCCTATCTCTACCAGTGACACGGCACCTCCCAAACTGAG CTTGAGTTCTACAAATGAAAGAGGATCGAATAAGG
- the LOC109891798 gene encoding eukaryotic translation initiation factor 4B isoform X7, producing MAAAAKKKGNKKGKTLTLTDFLAEDSGSGGNAPPPQPSYAKSTSWADETDDLEGDVSTSWHTGEDSYRAPAIDRNILPTAPRSAREPNVDRSRLPRSPPYTAFLGNLPYDVSEESIKDFFRGLAISAVRLPREPSNPERLKGFGYAEFDDVDSLLRALTLNEENLGNRRIRVDIADQSNDKEGRDNGQMGGRDRMGRMGDMAGPDKTDSDDWRARPTADADDGPPKREESAFGSRDRYGDRDGLRRDNDRGFGDRGGDRDRGFGGRDRYDDRGGENGAFGSRRDRDDGGRRAFGSGYRRDDDDQSGGGGVSRYGARDRYGGDREGRYERQDEGREERGEGGPTERPKLVLKPRSMAKEEQQAVSGGAPPAAPAAARSSGRASIFGAAKPVDTAAKEREVEEKLQRQLEEDQSKGFDRKPRDRDRDPSWRNEEPPSEWSRTGSESSHPGSTSGGRASRRRESERSVENEVFSGKEDDPPSPVARPSSANSSTFSSKEPLKVMPAPPPKDNVWAKRPALSTGSSEGCAPISTSDTAPPKLSLSSTNERGSNKEIQLSQ from the exons CTAAGAAAAAGGGGAATAAGAAGGGGAAGACTCTGACCCTCACTGACTTCCTCGCAGAGGACAGTGGGAGTGGGGGCAACGCTCCACCACCGCAACCCAGCTACGCCAAGTCCACCAGCTGGGCTGATGAGACCGATGACCTGGAAGGAGATG TGTCCACCTCCTGGCACACAGGGGAGGACAGTTACCGGGCCCCTGCAATAGACCGTAACATCCTGCCCACAGCGCCACGGTCGGCCCGTGAGCCCAATGTGGACCGCTCACGCCTCCCCCGCAGCcccccctacacagccttcctgGGCAACCTGCCCTACGACGTCTCAGAGGAATCTATCAAGGACTTCTTCCGGGGCCTAGCG ATCAGTGCGGTGCGCTTGCCACGGGAGCCCAGTAACCCAGAGAGGCTGAAGGGCTTTGGCTACGCAGAGTTTGATGACGTGGACTCCCTCTTGAGGGCGCTGACTCTCAACGAGGAG AACCTGGGAAACCGCAGGATCCGGGTGGATATTGCAGATCAGTCCAATGACAAGG AGGGGAGAGACAATGGTCAGATGGGTGGACGAGACCGGATGGGCCGCATGGGAGACATGGCAGGCCCCGACAAGACAGACAGTGATGACTGGAGGGCCCGGCCCACTGCAGACGCCGATGATGGACCCCCAAAGAGAGAGGAATCCGCCTTTG GGTCACGCGACCGCTACGGAGACCGTGACGGGCTGCGAAGGGACAACGACCGCGGCTTCGGCGACCGTGGCGGCGACCGGGACCGCGGCTTTGGCGGCAGAGACCGCTATGACGACCGGGGAGGTGAGAACGGAG CCTTTGGCTCCCGCAGGGATAGGGATGACGGAGGGCGACGTGCCTTCGGCAGTGGGTACCGCCGTGACGATGACGATCAGAGTGGCGGAGGTGGTGTTAGCCGCTATGGGGCCCGGGATCGCTACGGCGGAGACCGGGAGGGCCGGTACGAGAGGCAGGACGAAGGGCgcgaggagagaggtgagg GTGGTCCCACCGAGAGGCCCAAGCTGGTCCTGAAGCCGCGCAGCATGGCCAAGGAGGAGCAGCAGGCCGTCAGCGGTGGGGCTCCCCCAGCTGCTCCGGCAGCCGCCCGCAGCTCTGGTCGAGCCTCCATCTTTGGAGCGGCCAAGCCCGTGGACACAGCGGCTAAGGAGCGGGAGGTAGAGGAGAAGCTCCAGAGGCAGCTGGAAGAGGACCAGTCCAAGGGCTTCGATAGGAAACCTCGCGACAGAGACAG GGATCCAAGCTGGAGGAATGAGGAGCCACCTTCGGAGTGGTCCCGCACAGGAAGTGAGTCATCACATCCCGGAAGTACCtctggagggagag CCTCACGgcgcagagagagcgagcgctcAGTGGAGAATGAAGTATTCAGCGGTAAGGAGGACGACCCTCCCTCTCCTGTGGCTCGCCCCTCTTCTGCCAACTCTTCCACCTTCTCATCCAAGGAGCCCCTCAAGGTGATGCCTGCACCGCCACCTAAGGATAATGTCTGGGCCAAGCGGCCTGCATTGAGTACCGGGTCCAGCGAGGGATGCGCCCCTATCTCTACCAGTGACACGGCACCTCCCAAACTGAG CTTGAGTTCTACAAATGAAAGAGGATCGAATAAGG
- the LOC109891798 gene encoding eukaryotic translation initiation factor 4B isoform X1, with amino-acid sequence MAAAAKKKGNKKGKTLTLTDFLAEDSGSGGNAPPPQPSYAKSTSWADETDDLEGDVSTSWHTGEDSYRAPAIDRNILPTAPRSAREPNVDRSRLPRSPPYTAFLGNLPYDVSEESIKDFFRGLAISAVRLPREPSNPERLKGFGYAEFDDVDSLLRALTLNEENLGNRRIRVDIADQSNDKEGRDNGQMGGRDRMGRMGDMAGPDKTDSDDWRARPTADADDGPPKREESAFGSRDRYGDRDGLRRDNDRGFGDRGGDRDRGFGGRDRYDDRGGENGAFGSRRDRDDGGRRAFGSGYRRDDDDQSGGGGVSRYGARDRYGGDREGRYERQDEGREERGEGGPTERPKLVLKPRSMAKEEQQAVSGGAPPAAPAAARSSGRASIFGAAKPVDTAAKEREVEEKLQRQLEEDQSKGFDRKPRDRDRDPSWRNEEPPSEWSRTGSESSHPGSTSGGRASRRRESERSVENEVFSGKEDDPPSPVARPSSANSSTFSSKEPLKVMPAPPPKDNVWAKRPALSTGSSEGCAPISTSDTAPPKLRKSKRRGRDSRPAPEPKKYEESPTLKFSSASKYAALLMDREQGDDAENGVE; translated from the exons CTAAGAAAAAGGGGAATAAGAAGGGGAAGACTCTGACCCTCACTGACTTCCTCGCAGAGGACAGTGGGAGTGGGGGCAACGCTCCACCACCGCAACCCAGCTACGCCAAGTCCACCAGCTGGGCTGATGAGACCGATGACCTGGAAGGAGATG TGTCCACCTCCTGGCACACAGGGGAGGACAGTTACCGGGCCCCTGCAATAGACCGTAACATCCTGCCCACAGCGCCACGGTCGGCCCGTGAGCCCAATGTGGACCGCTCACGCCTCCCCCGCAGCcccccctacacagccttcctgGGCAACCTGCCCTACGACGTCTCAGAGGAATCTATCAAGGACTTCTTCCGGGGCCTAGCG ATCAGTGCGGTGCGCTTGCCACGGGAGCCCAGTAACCCAGAGAGGCTGAAGGGCTTTGGCTACGCAGAGTTTGATGACGTGGACTCCCTCTTGAGGGCGCTGACTCTCAACGAGGAG AACCTGGGAAACCGCAGGATCCGGGTGGATATTGCAGATCAGTCCAATGACAAGG AGGGGAGAGACAATGGTCAGATGGGTGGACGAGACCGGATGGGCCGCATGGGAGACATGGCAGGCCCCGACAAGACAGACAGTGATGACTGGAGGGCCCGGCCCACTGCAGACGCCGATGATGGACCCCCAAAGAGAGAGGAATCCGCCTTTG GGTCACGCGACCGCTACGGAGACCGTGACGGGCTGCGAAGGGACAACGACCGCGGCTTCGGCGACCGTGGCGGCGACCGGGACCGCGGCTTTGGCGGCAGAGACCGCTATGACGACCGGGGAGGTGAGAACGGAG CCTTTGGCTCCCGCAGGGATAGGGATGACGGAGGGCGACGTGCCTTCGGCAGTGGGTACCGCCGTGACGATGACGATCAGAGTGGCGGAGGTGGTGTTAGCCGCTATGGGGCCCGGGATCGCTACGGCGGAGACCGGGAGGGCCGGTACGAGAGGCAGGACGAAGGGCgcgaggagagaggtgagg GTGGTCCCACCGAGAGGCCCAAGCTGGTCCTGAAGCCGCGCAGCATGGCCAAGGAGGAGCAGCAGGCCGTCAGCGGTGGGGCTCCCCCAGCTGCTCCGGCAGCCGCCCGCAGCTCTGGTCGAGCCTCCATCTTTGGAGCGGCCAAGCCCGTGGACACAGCGGCTAAGGAGCGGGAGGTAGAGGAGAAGCTCCAGAGGCAGCTGGAAGAGGACCAGTCCAAGGGCTTCGATAGGAAACCTCGCGACAGAGACAG GGATCCAAGCTGGAGGAATGAGGAGCCACCTTCGGAGTGGTCCCGCACAGGAAGTGAGTCATCACATCCCGGAAGTACCtctggagggagag CCTCACGgcgcagagagagcgagcgctcAGTGGAGAATGAAGTATTCAGCGGTAAGGAGGACGACCCTCCCTCTCCTGTGGCTCGCCCCTCTTCTGCCAACTCTTCCACCTTCTCATCCAAGGAGCCCCTCAAGGTGATGCCTGCACCGCCACCTAAGGATAATGTCTGGGCCAAGCGGCCTGCATTGAGTACCGGGTCCAGCGAGGGATGCGCCCCTATCTCTACCAGTGACACGGCACCTCCCAAACTGAG
- the LOC109891798 gene encoding eukaryotic translation initiation factor 4B isoform X5, which produces MAAAAKKKGNKKGKTLTLTDFLAEDSGSGGNAPPPQPSYAKSTSWADETDDLEGDVSTSWHTGEDSYRAPAIDRNILPTAPRSAREPNVDRSRLPRSPPYTAFLGNLPYDVSEESIKDFFRGLAISAVRLPREPSNPERLKGFGYAEFDDVDSLLRALTLNEENLGNRRIRVDIADQSNDKEGRDNGQMGGRDRMGRMGDMAGPDKTDSDDWRARPTADADDGPPKREESAFGSRDRYGDRDGLRRDNDRGFGDRGGDRDRGFGGRDRYDDRGAFGSRRDRDDGGRRAFGSGYRRDDDDQSGGGGVSRYGARDRYGGDREGRYERQDEGREERGGPTERPKLVLKPRSMAKEEQQAVSGGAPPAAPAAARSSGRASIFGAAKPVDTAAKEREVEEKLQRQLEEDQSKGFDRKPRDRDRDPSWRNEEPPSEWSRTGSESSHPGSTSGGRASRRRESERSVENEVFSGKEDDPPSPVARPSSANSSTFSSKEPLKVMPAPPPKDNVWAKRPALSTGSSEGCAPISTSDTAPPKLRKSKRRGRDSRPAPEPKKYEESPTLKFSSASKYAALLMDREQGDDAENGVE; this is translated from the exons CTAAGAAAAAGGGGAATAAGAAGGGGAAGACTCTGACCCTCACTGACTTCCTCGCAGAGGACAGTGGGAGTGGGGGCAACGCTCCACCACCGCAACCCAGCTACGCCAAGTCCACCAGCTGGGCTGATGAGACCGATGACCTGGAAGGAGATG TGTCCACCTCCTGGCACACAGGGGAGGACAGTTACCGGGCCCCTGCAATAGACCGTAACATCCTGCCCACAGCGCCACGGTCGGCCCGTGAGCCCAATGTGGACCGCTCACGCCTCCCCCGCAGCcccccctacacagccttcctgGGCAACCTGCCCTACGACGTCTCAGAGGAATCTATCAAGGACTTCTTCCGGGGCCTAGCG ATCAGTGCGGTGCGCTTGCCACGGGAGCCCAGTAACCCAGAGAGGCTGAAGGGCTTTGGCTACGCAGAGTTTGATGACGTGGACTCCCTCTTGAGGGCGCTGACTCTCAACGAGGAG AACCTGGGAAACCGCAGGATCCGGGTGGATATTGCAGATCAGTCCAATGACAAGG AGGGGAGAGACAATGGTCAGATGGGTGGACGAGACCGGATGGGCCGCATGGGAGACATGGCAGGCCCCGACAAGACAGACAGTGATGACTGGAGGGCCCGGCCCACTGCAGACGCCGATGATGGACCCCCAAAGAGAGAGGAATCCGCCTTTG GGTCACGCGACCGCTACGGAGACCGTGACGGGCTGCGAAGGGACAACGACCGCGGCTTCGGCGACCGTGGCGGCGACCGGGACCGCGGCTTTGGCGGCAGAGACCGCTATGACGACCGGGGAG CCTTTGGCTCCCGCAGGGATAGGGATGACGGAGGGCGACGTGCCTTCGGCAGTGGGTACCGCCGTGACGATGACGATCAGAGTGGCGGAGGTGGTGTTAGCCGCTATGGGGCCCGGGATCGCTACGGCGGAGACCGGGAGGGCCGGTACGAGAGGCAGGACGAAGGGCgcgaggagagag GTGGTCCCACCGAGAGGCCCAAGCTGGTCCTGAAGCCGCGCAGCATGGCCAAGGAGGAGCAGCAGGCCGTCAGCGGTGGGGCTCCCCCAGCTGCTCCGGCAGCCGCCCGCAGCTCTGGTCGAGCCTCCATCTTTGGAGCGGCCAAGCCCGTGGACACAGCGGCTAAGGAGCGGGAGGTAGAGGAGAAGCTCCAGAGGCAGCTGGAAGAGGACCAGTCCAAGGGCTTCGATAGGAAACCTCGCGACAGAGACAG GGATCCAAGCTGGAGGAATGAGGAGCCACCTTCGGAGTGGTCCCGCACAGGAAGTGAGTCATCACATCCCGGAAGTACCtctggagggagag CCTCACGgcgcagagagagcgagcgctcAGTGGAGAATGAAGTATTCAGCGGTAAGGAGGACGACCCTCCCTCTCCTGTGGCTCGCCCCTCTTCTGCCAACTCTTCCACCTTCTCATCCAAGGAGCCCCTCAAGGTGATGCCTGCACCGCCACCTAAGGATAATGTCTGGGCCAAGCGGCCTGCATTGAGTACCGGGTCCAGCGAGGGATGCGCCCCTATCTCTACCAGTGACACGGCACCTCCCAAACTGAG
- the LOC109891798 gene encoding eukaryotic translation initiation factor 4B isoform X2 has translation MAAAAKKKGNKKGKTLTLTDFLAEDSGSGGNAPPPQPSYAKSTSWADETDDLEGDVSTSWHTGEDSYRAPAIDRNILPTAPRSAREPNVDRSRLPRSPPYTAFLGNLPYDVSEESIKDFFRGLAISAVRLPREPSNPERLKGFGYAEFDDVDSLLRALTLNEENLGNRRIRVDIADQSNDKEGRDNGQMGGRDRMGRMGDMAGPDKTDSDDWRARPTADADDGPPKREESAFGSRDRYGDRDGLRRDNDRGFGDRGGDRDRGFGGRDRYDDRGGENGAFGSRRDRDDGGRRAFGSGYRRDDDDQSGGGGVSRYGARDRYGGDREGRYERQDEGREERGGPTERPKLVLKPRSMAKEEQQAVSGGAPPAAPAAARSSGRASIFGAAKPVDTAAKEREVEEKLQRQLEEDQSKGFDRKPRDRDRDPSWRNEEPPSEWSRTGSESSHPGSTSGGRASRRRESERSVENEVFSGKEDDPPSPVARPSSANSSTFSSKEPLKVMPAPPPKDNVWAKRPALSTGSSEGCAPISTSDTAPPKLRKSKRRGRDSRPAPEPKKYEESPTLKFSSASKYAALLMDREQGDDAENGVE, from the exons CTAAGAAAAAGGGGAATAAGAAGGGGAAGACTCTGACCCTCACTGACTTCCTCGCAGAGGACAGTGGGAGTGGGGGCAACGCTCCACCACCGCAACCCAGCTACGCCAAGTCCACCAGCTGGGCTGATGAGACCGATGACCTGGAAGGAGATG TGTCCACCTCCTGGCACACAGGGGAGGACAGTTACCGGGCCCCTGCAATAGACCGTAACATCCTGCCCACAGCGCCACGGTCGGCCCGTGAGCCCAATGTGGACCGCTCACGCCTCCCCCGCAGCcccccctacacagccttcctgGGCAACCTGCCCTACGACGTCTCAGAGGAATCTATCAAGGACTTCTTCCGGGGCCTAGCG ATCAGTGCGGTGCGCTTGCCACGGGAGCCCAGTAACCCAGAGAGGCTGAAGGGCTTTGGCTACGCAGAGTTTGATGACGTGGACTCCCTCTTGAGGGCGCTGACTCTCAACGAGGAG AACCTGGGAAACCGCAGGATCCGGGTGGATATTGCAGATCAGTCCAATGACAAGG AGGGGAGAGACAATGGTCAGATGGGTGGACGAGACCGGATGGGCCGCATGGGAGACATGGCAGGCCCCGACAAGACAGACAGTGATGACTGGAGGGCCCGGCCCACTGCAGACGCCGATGATGGACCCCCAAAGAGAGAGGAATCCGCCTTTG GGTCACGCGACCGCTACGGAGACCGTGACGGGCTGCGAAGGGACAACGACCGCGGCTTCGGCGACCGTGGCGGCGACCGGGACCGCGGCTTTGGCGGCAGAGACCGCTATGACGACCGGGGAGGTGAGAACGGAG CCTTTGGCTCCCGCAGGGATAGGGATGACGGAGGGCGACGTGCCTTCGGCAGTGGGTACCGCCGTGACGATGACGATCAGAGTGGCGGAGGTGGTGTTAGCCGCTATGGGGCCCGGGATCGCTACGGCGGAGACCGGGAGGGCCGGTACGAGAGGCAGGACGAAGGGCgcgaggagagag GTGGTCCCACCGAGAGGCCCAAGCTGGTCCTGAAGCCGCGCAGCATGGCCAAGGAGGAGCAGCAGGCCGTCAGCGGTGGGGCTCCCCCAGCTGCTCCGGCAGCCGCCCGCAGCTCTGGTCGAGCCTCCATCTTTGGAGCGGCCAAGCCCGTGGACACAGCGGCTAAGGAGCGGGAGGTAGAGGAGAAGCTCCAGAGGCAGCTGGAAGAGGACCAGTCCAAGGGCTTCGATAGGAAACCTCGCGACAGAGACAG GGATCCAAGCTGGAGGAATGAGGAGCCACCTTCGGAGTGGTCCCGCACAGGAAGTGAGTCATCACATCCCGGAAGTACCtctggagggagag CCTCACGgcgcagagagagcgagcgctcAGTGGAGAATGAAGTATTCAGCGGTAAGGAGGACGACCCTCCCTCTCCTGTGGCTCGCCCCTCTTCTGCCAACTCTTCCACCTTCTCATCCAAGGAGCCCCTCAAGGTGATGCCTGCACCGCCACCTAAGGATAATGTCTGGGCCAAGCGGCCTGCATTGAGTACCGGGTCCAGCGAGGGATGCGCCCCTATCTCTACCAGTGACACGGCACCTCCCAAACTGAG